In one Sphingobium sp. MI1205 genomic region, the following are encoded:
- a CDS encoding terminase gpA endonuclease subunit, whose translation MLEAALPAPALASANAVLSGAFEALRFPEKVSISEAARRHRVLMNPGAYSGPWGDSPHDMRCLDRPMDCLHGDSPYAVVGVMGPSQTGKSEIGNNWQLHTILYDQADMLFVAPTRDLTNSYVTTQFDKMLDLAAYDDGRAGILRDRQLGGVSSDNINLKRFLGCDLHFLWPGGPTFRAKPFPRGRMDDYEEFAKDVADQGSALGLMEGRMASFAAYGRTKIYANSSPTLGRSKGIEALVASGTDERWFVDCLQCSSPFRLSFDHLQYDKDGTPEDAAASAAVVCLDCGGVHRQSDKRMLGSTGRWVGRGERAVSLRDSKLGKVGDLIMTDRATFRFDGLMGFRPWAQVAKLAREAEIAFAIEQDPASLVSFDNTVVGRNYVPREDGEPAVTEDALYTRARNSYYRMGEVPPGVLCLIATIDQQGNRFEVAVWGFGAGFRCWLIDRFAVLTTMDNGRERPLRPFNRPEDWSVLHARVLSRTYPMAGAPQLRMKIMNTSIDTGGLDGATDNAFAWWHAMVSGDVGSGRPPLPATAITLLKGGNNPKGRQLPPPTVDAKRQIKGAPQAELFVPNVNRYKDIADVRLKRTEEGPGFIAFPNNLPQADDGSFPYLAELRAEHNVNGQWTREPHRANETWDLYIQACAVVTRFGGNDASFAWVPEWARPPKDAPRKLMPEPQPDPVELGREEPPMQVPMGPRPSSRNARPRRSVRVSRG comes from the coding sequence ATGCTTGAAGCCGCGCTACCAGCTCCGGCCCTAGCCAGCGCGAACGCTGTGCTGTCCGGCGCATTTGAGGCGCTGCGCTTTCCTGAAAAGGTGTCGATTTCCGAAGCGGCCCGCCGGCACCGCGTGCTGATGAACCCGGGCGCCTATTCCGGCCCGTGGGGTGACAGTCCCCATGACATGCGCTGCCTAGACCGGCCGATGGACTGTCTCCACGGTGATTCCCCTTATGCGGTCGTCGGCGTGATGGGGCCGAGCCAGACTGGCAAGTCGGAGATCGGCAATAACTGGCAGCTGCACACCATCCTTTATGACCAGGCCGACATGCTGTTCGTCGCGCCGACGCGGGACCTCACCAACAGCTATGTGACGACGCAGTTCGACAAGATGCTGGACCTCGCCGCCTATGACGATGGCCGGGCCGGGATTCTGCGCGACCGCCAGCTGGGCGGGGTGTCATCGGACAATATCAACCTCAAGCGGTTCCTCGGCTGCGATCTTCATTTTCTCTGGCCTGGCGGCCCGACCTTCCGCGCTAAGCCGTTCCCGCGCGGGCGCATGGACGACTACGAGGAATTTGCGAAGGATGTCGCCGACCAGGGCAGCGCCCTTGGTCTGATGGAAGGCCGCATGGCCAGCTTTGCCGCCTATGGGCGGACGAAGATCTATGCGAACTCCAGCCCGACGCTCGGCCGCAGCAAGGGGATCGAGGCACTGGTCGCCAGCGGCACGGATGAACGCTGGTTTGTCGACTGCCTCCAGTGCAGCTCGCCGTTCCGTCTGTCCTTCGATCATCTGCAATATGACAAGGACGGCACGCCGGAGGATGCCGCGGCGAGCGCCGCCGTCGTTTGCTTGGACTGTGGCGGTGTCCATCGGCAGTCGGACAAGCGCATGCTGGGCTCGACTGGACGGTGGGTCGGGCGCGGCGAGCGCGCGGTGTCGCTGCGGGACAGCAAGCTCGGCAAGGTGGGCGACTTGATCATGACCGATCGCGCCACCTTCCGGTTCGACGGGCTCATGGGGTTCCGTCCGTGGGCGCAGGTCGCCAAGCTTGCGCGCGAGGCCGAGATTGCCTTTGCGATCGAGCAGGATCCGGCGTCGCTGGTGTCGTTCGACAATACCGTCGTCGGGCGCAATTACGTGCCGCGCGAAGACGGCGAGCCTGCCGTTACCGAGGACGCGCTCTATACGCGGGCGCGCAACAGCTATTATCGAATGGGCGAAGTGCCTCCCGGCGTGCTCTGCCTGATCGCCACGATCGACCAGCAGGGCAATCGGTTCGAGGTCGCCGTGTGGGGCTTTGGGGCCGGATTCCGCTGTTGGCTGATCGACCGCTTCGCGGTGCTGACGACGATGGACAATGGCCGGGAACGACCGCTGCGCCCGTTCAATCGGCCGGAGGACTGGTCGGTGCTGCATGCCCGCGTGCTGTCGCGGACCTATCCTATGGCCGGTGCGCCGCAGCTCCGCATGAAGATCATGAACACGTCGATCGACACGGGTGGCCTCGACGGCGCGACCGACAACGCCTTCGCCTGGTGGCACGCGATGGTGTCTGGCGATGTGGGGTCGGGACGGCCACCCTTACCAGCGACGGCGATCACGCTGCTGAAAGGCGGCAACAATCCGAAGGGCAGGCAGCTGCCGCCGCCGACCGTCGATGCGAAGCGCCAGATTAAGGGCGCGCCCCAAGCCGAATTGTTCGTGCCCAATGTCAATCGTTACAAGGATATTGCCGACGTTCGTCTGAAGCGGACGGAGGAAGGTCCGGGCTTCATCGCCTTCCCGAACAATCTACCGCAGGCCGACGACGGCTCATTCCCCTATCTGGCCGAGCTGCGGGCCGAGCACAACGTCAACGGCCAATGGACCCGTGAGCCGCATCGCGCGAACGAGACATGGGATCTCTATATTCAAGCGTGCGCGGTAGTGACCCGCTTCGGCGGCAATGACGCCAGCTTCGCCTGGGTACCGGAATGGGCTCGGCCGCCAAAGGATGCGCCGCGCAAGTTGATGCCAGAGCCGCAGCCTGATCCTGTTGAGCTGGGCCGCGAAGAGCCGCCGATGCAAGTGCCGATGGGTCCTCGTCCGTCATCCAGAAATGCGCGGCCACGCCGGTCGGTGCGTGTGTCGCGCGGTTAG
- a CDS encoding zinc ribbon domain-containing protein, with the protein MDEERQPAYIPAMNRVGGWRGPIVSFVIWLGSIVVCVKMAQARDREPVLWGFLGAMFGIFAILLLALIGQGPPSPTGITRTAKMRKCPACAEFIKVEAIKCRYCGTGVEAAAV; encoded by the coding sequence ATGGACGAGGAACGGCAACCGGCATACATTCCGGCCATGAACAGGGTCGGGGGTTGGCGTGGGCCTATTGTTTCTTTTGTCATATGGCTGGGTTCGATTGTGGTGTGCGTGAAGATGGCGCAAGCGCGTGACCGCGAACCTGTTCTATGGGGCTTCCTCGGCGCGATGTTCGGAATTTTTGCCATTCTTCTGCTGGCGCTTATCGGCCAAGGTCCGCCGTCCCCCACGGGGATCACGCGCACTGCGAAGATGCGGAAGTGCCCGGCCTGCGCTGAATTCATCAAGGTGGAAGCCATCAAGTGCCGCTATTGCGGCACCGGCGTCGAAGCGGCTGCCGTCTAA